Part of the Zingiber officinale cultivar Zhangliang chromosome 8A, Zo_v1.1, whole genome shotgun sequence genome, gcttggagaagaaagagacattgtttcctagcatcccttggagcttggttggtgaccgAACTTCATCagctcttggagaaagttggtggctgaaacttggaaggaagaagaaggcttgggtggattctcgtcttggtagatcgtcgcccacacgacgtccgagataagaagaggaatacaatagaagatcaagaagtctataagttacaagaggtataactagttattagttttcgcatcatatctagttcatcttttgtatagatattgaaaaccaaacacaagaggttatcagttttaattatcattttttttatctatattcatttcgatttcatgtttcgataatgtgtttctattgaggtctctgtatttaaacctagtttactgtgagaagtttaaatatatgatttctttgaaaggctttgtctaggcagtggtgatgatcccatatccaagaagacctagtgtctcaccacgtttgacctggaatccgatccttgaaatagatatttgatcaacttctgtattatggtttaacttaggaagatatTATCGGTTGAACttagagtaagaatgttaagtttcgttctcaatccaagtttaacttctaaaggagaaatttagattaataatgttaagtatcgtttgcaatccaaatttaactttagtagagcacatgggtagctaggatagttctatgcttgtacaaatttttgtataggggaactaggacggtattccaaaTAACAACCGACAGGAAGAAGATGTATCAGTTATTCTTTGGGTTATGCACAAGGAACTTATTCCTAATATCCTTCTCCTTTTTGGTCTTCCATTGGCCTCTAGCCATGAACTCAAATTATTGCCCTTCATCAAAAAAAAATCCCTTGAATATTGACATCAGCTTGTGAGCATGTCTAGGCTAGCTCAAACTCatcatatttttcctatttttaaagCGCATATGATAttaattagatataatagaaatacatataatattaggagagagaagaaacttaactataaaatctaaattatacattaaaattaaataaataataatcctAACCTTTACTGCTTTTGCTCTAGCCCTACtccaagtcttatcttttttTGTAAAAGTGTATGTGAAAGTATCTATGAAAGCATGCTCCTTCCCCATCACTCTAGTCTAaaaaaaacatggttacaaataataaaataatttgatatagataaaaaattattaagagagttaaaaaattaccaatctccatctatgttaatggagccttCCGCATATATCGTAGAGGAGTCACCAAAATTGTAAGATTAATTCATTCTATTCAGGTTACTCCTTTGCTTACTCTTCTCCGTTGCCCAAAAGTTggtgatcctctcccaattttcaGCGGTGATAAagtttgcccccccccccccccccccaattctTGGCATAATTCAATATATGCCTGATGTGATcgtcatatttttttaaaatattcttttaatctTCATTTCATCTGTCGGGTTTCAATTATTTAGCCAttaaaatggaaaaaataataatgtattatatattcactttaaatttgaatataaacTCAAGACAATATACCTTGAACTCGCTCAACCATAGTTCTTTTGTGGCCGGTGAAGTGCTTGAATAGGTCATTGATTCTCCACCCCAATGGTTATTCACGATTGTATTGATTTCATGAATAACTTATACaagatttttaaatctgaatttaattacaaacaaataatattaaataattaagatagatcagaaaataaaatattttatagtacttaagAATCTTCGATGGGGACTACAAAAGCACTATCATTTCTAAACTCAGTAAATGAGTTTCTTGTCGAGTCAGGAAGATTTGTGGGGGTTGGTAACTACACTGGCAATGGTATTGGCGATGACGAATGTGAAGGTGCTGGAGAAGGTGTATGAGATGGTCCTACCTGATCAGGGAGTGACATAGGTAGGGGTGGGATCGGGCCGGGAACCGTCCCGTAACCCCCTTACCCAATACCCGTCTCGATAAGAATTGAGATTTTTTTTCCTCCCGATCCCGTACCCCAAAGTGTCGGGATCCGAATGTTCGGGATCGGGTAGGGACCTGTAAGAATATcccgaaaaatatttttaaaaaaaaaaaaaatctatggagactcaaacaattttttagtacaatacaaataaattaaaacgATTTCGTGGTACATAaccattaaaaactaaaatatcttCCTAGGAcatcataaatatattaaaactaataaaaaaaaactaaaactactACTTAGTTTATACTTTATACCTAATacaagaaaatctaaaaataaaagtTATCATGTCAGTCATTGTATCAATAATAAATTGATGATATGATGACCTTAGTCCTTAGAAATGCTTGGATTCAACCAAAAAAGATCACAACAATtattctttatatcattttatcAGTTTTCATATGCTAAAATAAACTAACTGACAATCTTCTTCACACATTACCAGTAAATTATTTAGaaacaaaattatgatgaagtaTGAGAAAAATGgagatacaaaaaaaaataaacataatggtTAGatgcttaaaatataaaaaaaataatatttttaagataaaaataatattataatataatcggGTCAGGATGGAATTCCCATCGGGAGAAAAACATTTCCCGATCCCTTTCCCGATAGTGATCGGGATGGGAAAAATCCCGAACCTTCGGGTCGGGAAAATGTCGGGTTGGGAAATTTTCGGGTCGGAGATGGGATGGGATTCGGGAAAGGTCGGGATTTTCAGGATTTTTTCCAACCCTAGACATAGGTACACTAACAAGTAATGAATCTGTTTGATCCTATGATCTCTGTTTATGTCCACCCCATCAAAACATATGCTGAAAATTCTAATATAGGATAAAGTAAATTGAAATTTTGATgcataaaaaaaacattaaaaaacttACCATATTTATATAAAGCTCAGAGAATAAGGTGGAAAAAAATATGAGATGTCACCTCTATAAGAATAAGCCCTCCATATTTAGggcttctaattttattttttttttacaattctaGGATGAATCTTGGATTCATCCACAATTTTGAGATGTATCCAGGATTCATCCACAAATATGGGAtgaatccaagttcatcccagaattgtaaaaataaaaataaataaatcgaaagccttaaatatggacctagagttgttggaattttatgaaacaaatttctatgtatTTGTATTTtcctcctgatcataaaaatattttcatccataattttgacctaatatgttttatgtgttgatttttaatataaattaggtcaaatttgggttaaaaattaccacactcaatatattatattaaaattatagatgaagatatttttatgatcaagagaaaagtatgaacatatagaaacttattttatgaaattctgatatctctaggtctatatttagggcttctgatttttttttttttttttgtaaatctaGGATGAATCCAGAATTCATTCCCAATTCTGGGAtaaatccaggattcatccccaaatctggaacgatggatgaatctaggattcatcctaaaattgtaaaaataaaaaaataaaaaatatttggaagccttaaatatgaacctagagatgttagaatttcatgaaataagtttctatgtgttcgtattttTCTCTTGATCATAAACATATCCTCATTCATAATTTTGGTCTAATATATTTCATGTGGTGATTTTTAatatgaattaggtcaaatttaggttaaaaatcaccacactcgatatattaggttaaaattatggataaggatatttttatgatcaagagaaaagtatgaacacatagaaacttgtttcataaaattttaacatCTTTAGGTTCATATTCAGGGCTTccgattattttttttattttttacaaatttGGGACTAATCTtgtattcgtcccagattttgagaTAAATCGGAAGTTTTAAATATGGATCTAAAgatgtcagaattttatgaaacaactttatatatatttataatattctCCTGATCATTAAAATATACTCATGAATaattttgacttaatatattgagtttgGTGTTTTATTAACATGAATTAGTCAAATTCAGgctaaaaaatcaccacacttaatatattagtttaaaattatagatacggatatttttataatcaagagatatatacgaacacatagaaacttatttcttgaaattccgacatctctaggtcaaTATTTAGAGCTTCcaattctttttcctttttttctttttctttttgtaattctaggacgaatcttggattcgtcccagatttggggacaaatcttggattcgtcctagAATTGCATCaataacaaaaagaaaaaataattggaAGTCTAAATATGTATCTAGAGacgtcagaattttatgaaacaagtttttatgtgttTGTATTTTTCTCTTTATCATAAAAATGTCTTTCTCtacaattttaacctaatatattgggtgtggtaattttttaatctgaatttaacctaatttatgttaaaaaatcaccacactcaatatattatgtcaaaattATGAATAAGACATTTTTATGATAAGGAGAATAATATGAAcatataaaaacttatttcatgaaattctgataccTTTAAGTACATATTTAGGggctttcgattttttttttttttttttttacaagcttgggacgaatcctggattcgtctcagatttagggatgaatcctggattcatcgtAGATTTgactttattaaaatattaagttTCTATAACTAATTTTAAATTCGTCATAAAATATGCAAAGAATTATTAATTTGTCGCAGAATTTACAACAAATCTCATTTTCGTTGCAAAAGTACCAACGAATATTTTGTTTGTCACATAAGTTGGAACGAAAATTAAATTTCGTTGTAACTTGGTTACAAAATTTATGACAAAATATTATTTGTTGCTAACGAAAATATTTTGTTGTAAAGCAACTTTGGGATGAATTTTTATTTTGTCACTAAATTTATTGTCGATTtggcatgaaaattatttgtcCCTAAATTTCGTCCATAatccattgatttttttttatagtgcaTATAAAGAACAGATGAGCTAggaaaaattatttcttatgattTAAATGTCTATATTTTACCGTAGCACTGatgatattgattgtttgaattaaaTGATATTATCGTTTACTCCCATTTTATATAGTACTTTTTcgaaattatctttattttttatattattatcttactattttattaaaaatctcccccctttactaactaattttggtgaagcctaaaatgaatttacgttaatatcattttttctattcacactaaaaataattccaaggtttattagtaattccacaagcgaaacaatcagtgatatagagttcgagactcagctgcggtatatttttatgaatttttttcatcattaattttctttggttgttttatataaaaaaatatagttctctttagtcccacatcttagaattgataacactatgatcaaagaaactcctataaatattttagatcgataatgttaaaaaatatatttttcttagtttgttttattaagataaatataatattaaattaaattatttttttcatagggaagccGTAAAGGTGACATTAAAAAATCtaaacaattcggattttcaaacacccaaataattcagatttagTCAATTTAGTCAGATACTTTATCTTAATGACTCTACTAATGACTCTActttattaatataattttattataaatgacTTTActttattaatataatttcattataaagagTCAATGTGATTCCAATAATACGTAGTTAGTGTAATATGAACACTAACATGCATCAACGTCATATTATATTTACAGTTACCAATAGTAATTCCTACGCTATAGACAGTTTTTCTGATCCACTTTTTCAATATCCATTTTATATTATAGCATCTACTGGCGGATCATACTAGTAGATTGTATAGCTATTATAATTTTGTAGTAAATATGATGGATAGttgttataataatattaataaaaataagagaAGCTGTTGATATTTTGCTCACGTTACACTGTACATCTCGTGtgcatattaaaaaatatttgatttatttttatatttaatattataatgaTAAATTATCCTAAATTTTCCAATAGAAAACTCAACTTCCTCCTCAGTACatgttttagaaaaaaattattctcactccatgtaatttttttttacttcaactcTCTAATATACATCGATTTActtaattatctttattttttttaagtataaaaagttcaAAATAAAGTATAATTTCTCCTACATGCAACACATTTAAACtagaatataatatatatttttttatcaaatttagcACGATTTTTTTccttaccaatcgattgatatactcgattctagttaaatgatgttgaatttaagagtaattataactcattttggactttttgtactaaTAAAAAATAACGAGGGATTATGTTATATAAAAATAATGGTATAAGTCTTCCTAAATTCAGCACCAtttaactagaatcgagtatatcaaTTAATTGGTTAGGCGAAAAAAGAATCgtgctcaatttgaaagaaaatatactagattttaatttaaatgtatTGAATTTAGGAAGAATTATACTTCATTTTGGACCTTTTGTacataaaaaatttgaaagaaattaGATAAATTGGTGTGTATTAGGGAGTTGAAATAAGAAAAAGTTACATGCAAGGAGTGAGAATAAATTTTTTCGATGCAGGAACTGAGGAGGAAGTTGAGTTTGCATACAAGGAGTTTAGGACAATCAAAATCTTATTGGTATAactgaaagtttaaaaaaatcatcaaaaatttaaaagaaaaaaaactactCTGTACAATCACACGACATAAGTTGTGTAGCGTAatagtatattatatatataaataaaagacaTTGGAAATCCAGATATCTCATTCTTAGAGCATCCATATCAGAtatcttatttaaaaattttaccttaaattttggatagggtaGCTAAAAAATCTTTACATCAACTACCCTATTGATttcctaaattatgcatttatgaacAATACTTcactaaatttagggaatgaattccattccctaaacattatagaggagagagaagaaatagagaagctgatatatgatgtattgaaaaatgaatatccaaatttaataaagtaatttttttatctaagttatgcatttTGGATGGAAAAATTGATATGGATGATCTTACAATTTAACTATTCTAGAAGATGATCAATCCGATCATCCATCCAGATAAATCAAAAACATAGATGAATGTTCCAACATCACAAGACATTCAAATTTCTCAACTCTAATACACTCAAACTCTCATTGCTCAGAGAGTCTCTTCCATCATTTACCATTGCCCTAAATCCGTTCCATCACTTAGCATTCCACCCTGGCATATGGGACAAAGACATCTCTTTTACAATCATTGATTGCGTGGCTTGCCTACCTGCGTCTAGCGAGACAAACTGAGACAGCCACACTGTCCAACTCATTTACTTTGACTTTTGTGCTCTGTATTATTTGTTACAGCAAACGTGATTAGTCCTTTAGTCTGAAGAAGAATCAATGGCGCACAATTCTCGGGATTCCCGGCACAGACAAAATACGGTTAAATAATTGGTCTCATGATTGCTGACGGCGTGGGGAAGAAGATCTCAGGCGCCGGCGCCGGCCGGAGGAGGGAGGGGTTTTAGAATATGTTGAGGATTTCCAGTATGTGGTCGTTACAGAGCGGGCAGCTGCCGCGGTTCACCCAGAGTTCCCGGGAGCATCGCCGGCAGAAGGTGTGGCCGCAGGGGATGAAGGCCGCCCCCTTGAGCCGCATCATGCACACGCAGCAGACGCGGAGTGCGCCGCCGCCGTCGATGATGTCGTCCAGCGCCGGTTCGTCGTCGTCCGGAAGCAGCGGAGGGGAGGCGGCCTCGACTCCGTTGCTCCACTGCGTGTCTGTCTGCTCCAGCAGCGACATCAGGGAGACCCCCGCCGCCGCTGCGGTAGCCGAAGCCGGCGGCCGGAGGTCGGAGATTTCTTGGCCGCCCGCAGGAGGCTCCTCCGGCGGTGATGCTGCAGTGGAGGCGGACACTGTGGATCCGCGAAGGGAGGTGGATGCCGGAGAATTTGAGCCGGCGAGGGCAGGGAAGGGGAGCAAGCTGGCGTGGCCGGACGACGATGCCGCCGCCGCCGCGACGCCGGCTGTGCCAGCTCGGCGGAGGCAGAAGCAGGCGACCAACGACCTCCAATTGACTCCATTGCTAGAATTACCACCCACAACGATCTCACCCGCTTCCTGCTCCTCCCGCAAGATCTCCACCAGCGTCCTCCCCCCGCCGCCGCCGGCGGCCGTGGCGGAAGACGCGAAGCTCCTCGCGCACGCAGCGACGGCTGTCAAGGCGCTCATCTCGTCCGCGTCGTCCCTGATCATTAGTAGTTCCTGAAGCTTACAAGGAGCTTCCTCAGCCGCGAGATGATCGGAGAGCGTCGCGCTCCGGCGGTGCTGCCTCCCCCTTCTCTCCATACCCCAAAATCGAAACTTTTAGCCAAAATATCTTCCAAAATTCTCTTTTTTAGACTACGTTTCTACAAATCCCCTAATCTGCGCAAAAAATACAGGAATTCCGAGAAGCAGCAAGGATCCGCACAAACCGGGCGCCTGTCGCTCAAGCTAAAAGATCtggccttttcttcttcttctttttcttcttctatgattgattgaagaagaggaAAAGACGCGATCAGAGCGAGAACTCCAGGCAATCCAAGGAACAGCGTGAATGACGATGACAAAACAAAAGAGGAAATGGATCTCGAGAGAGGTGGCGATCGGCAGCGTCGATGAATGAGCTCATGATCCTCTTTGTGCGAGAGAGGAGTAAAAAGAATCGATTTCAACGCATTTAATATTTATAGATCTTTGAAATCAGTTCAACCATTGAATGGGGCCACAAAATTTAGTGTTACTACTAATTATTTTAAatgaaataataacaataataataataataataggtaAAGGTGAAAATTTGATGCCAAATTTTAGGTCGATCGGATTTGAAAGCCGGCTAGTCATGAACTCGATCAAAATTGAccacttataaaaaaataattatgatatttttaaatatataaatagtgGTTGATCAAACAAAACTATTTAGTTGACTAAatggttcggtcaaccaaacaTTTTAGTTTGATCTACCAAAGACTATTTTAGTTGATTGAATCCGGTTTTAACTTTCTTTTCGAGTCTCCAATAGTCGAAAAACAATTTAGATGGTCCACTAAGGTATTTGAACAAAGCAATTGAGAATTCATTCACAAGCTTTTTGGGTGGATCTTTTAGCGCCAAttcttcaaagaaaatatttctaATCTTCCTCTATCGAACTTAAGTGTTAAATGAAATACCAAGTAGCATAAGTTGAGGTTCcatttttgaatttattcctcttctctagtagaattaaataatttatttatcgggtgaatttgaattttttagaAGCTTTTTACTATATTGTCTTAAAATTAGTCGGGCGAAATTTAAAcatctattatattattattattattaaaaaaactcTAGCCGTAATAAAACCAACAAACTAACCAGAGAGCGGACTGGCATGGCCTTTTTATGTGCACACTCTTCTTGCATGCTTGTTGTTCGGCTTGCTAGGCCGGAGGCGCAGCGAGAGCCATGGAAACCCTATCTTCTCTGAACCACCGGAAATTCATTACCACTTCCGTCGAATTCGATCGCTCGCTCTCCACTCTCTCTGTATCTTGCTCGCCATGCCGGTTCTAACCACCATCTCATCTGTCGGCCCTCTCCTT contains:
- the LOC122010818 gene encoding E3 ubiquitin-protein ligase COP1-like translates to MERRGRQHRRSATLSDHLAAEEAPCKLQELLMIRDDADEMSALTAVAACARSFASSATAAGGGGGRTLVEILREEQEAGEIVVGGNSSNGVNWRSLVACFCLRRAGTAGVAAAAASSSGHASLLPFPALAGSNSPASTSLRGSTVSASTAASPPEEPPAGGQEISDLRPPASATAAAAGVSLMSLLEQTDTQWSNGVEAASPPLLPDDDEPALDDIIDGGGALRVCCVCMMRLKGAAFIPCGHTFCRRCSRELWVNRGSCPLCNDHILEILNIF